Within Wyeomyia smithii strain HCP4-BCI-WySm-NY-G18 chromosome 2, ASM2978416v1, whole genome shotgun sequence, the genomic segment AACATGTGGTCCAAAAGTTATAGATATAAATGTTTTTCGATGAGTTATTTTCATTCACTAATTCTTGCCTTTCTTCAAGGAAGGTATAactatcactggcaaaaccgaaggtataaaacgGTCGAATCACTTGACTCAATTCCATGAGCTTAGCAATTtttgcatgtgtgtgtatgtgcaaattttcaacctcactcgattttctcagagatgactggaccgattttccaaaaaatattttcaaatgaaaggtctagttgcccccaAAACCCTAATCAATTATATGGTAATCGGATTTACAGTTTatatgttatgtatcaaaatctggaaataacgaaagttcattatctcgGAACTACACGACCGATTTTAACGAAATCGGTTCTAAAtcaacgggctacctaaaacaCCCCTTAAAAttcgaatttcataaagattggacatgtggtttaaaagttatggtaagaaatgtgttctggagactatttaatcttactcatatttctcagagatgactgaaccaattttcataaaatcagtttcatatggaaggtctagttgcgccataaaactctattgatttttgcctttttcctagaaaggtatagcaatcactgcaaaaaccaaaggtataaaagtgctccaaagggtcgaatatcgtatatcaatcgacttagttcgacaagctgagcgttttctgtatgtgtgtgtgtatatgtgtgtgtatgtatgtatgtaacgctctcccaatctcactcgatttgctcagagatggctagaccgattttcatgaaactaataatgcaaatgaaagttctagttgcctcataagactctattgaattttattataatcttatctgttatgtatcaaaatgtaaaaattatgaaacttcattatcttagaaaacAACCGAACAACCGATAAACGGGcaacctaaaaaacccttaacttttgaattttataaagattggacttgtagttcaaaagctatggacagaagcgtgttctggagactattgaatctcactcatgtttctcagagatggctggaccgattttcataaaatcagtgtcatatggaaggtccagttgccccatcATATCCTATTCATTTTTTCTGCAATCGGACTACTGctttgcctgttgtgtttaaaaatgtgaaatccagctatgaaaagaaaaaatattccgaagactacttaaactcactcacttttctcggagaaTGTTGaatcgatttccacaaaattagtgtcaaataaaaggtctagcttcctcataacaccctattgaattttactgtaatcggactttaacttggtctgtaatgaatcaaaatgtgaaaatcacgaaacttcattatctaagaagctacacaaccgattcgaacaatactgatttcagatgaacgggctagttaagggttaactgacgaattattatgattttacacgtggttcaaaagttatgaaaagcaagtcatattcgatatagaaaaaaaatcttactataaacaatcgaatcaaaattttattttaacgaATGATATATCAAGTCTACACATAATCGAGTCCATcctatatatgagtacagtgacgattcgattataccacgatcaaaaaaaaatttttcgcgtcatatatttgaaacatatttatttcatcttaTTCGCATGTGTTAATGCACGTTCATATATGTTTTAAAAGTTCGGTATGGTGTCACTGCTACcaatgatttgttattttagagtgataaataaatccagcaaatattatcaagcggtatttttttctaaaatgaagtgttcgtgtaaatctattttaacgaaTAATAAGTACGAATGAGACaggcttggtctgaccgctaggtggattagtttAGGTTCTTTTCCATAGCGTCGAACAATAATTTAGCACGTTTTACGTTTTTCCCcactaataatttaataatttaatagCTATTTTTTTCGATCCCAAAGCCCACCTAGTTTTCATCTGGAGCcaacctaactgctgtcaagACCAGTCCTATGGAAAGACGCCATCTTTTCATGACCCAAAAATAACATGTGACATTACGGTGGGTTCGAAATGAAAACGCAGCCAAAAATATGTTACATACAAACCCAGTGAAGTAGAAGAGACGCTCCTGAGGCCCGGTTAAAgccctgggagggagaaacgaatactacactcaaaacagagaacacacacatgcgtcgttttttgatacCGTGCATGCGTCACAGCGAGAAGATagttcttgctgtaacgcatgcatgactcaaacgaagttttcagctaagacaagacgcgacagctggtcaccgttacattcaaccaatttgaaccggctgctgattggctgaatccgataacgcaatcgtcaagtagaaaatacaacgaggttacttttcactgtaaagcagtgatgctggagagtcataatttagctattaaaattgttcataaataatgatgcaaaagtatgcaaggtacatgatattaccgagtaatgtatttcactgttataacattaaaaatgcattgattattctttttttactatttcggttgaagtccaagaaacttaggaagaaaaaaattgggtTCCAAGAAACTTTGGAAGAGAaatttgatagtagaagtatgctttattaaacataaaataataaataaaaattaagtaTTATTCGCcaatatattgcaattttaatttgtcttattttcattgacctgcagaagttgttaaaaataatcattctggcatcaacggtatggaacgttcaaagaAATTTCGaaggggatgacggccgttacgaaaagaaaaataagaagccagctgtcgcgtcttgtcttaggttttTAGTAACATTAGGAATACTTAATGTGAaaaatttgtctgtaaaacaaaaaaaatcgagtccgtgttttttcaatttgccgttgtatgaAAGTTTCATCGGAGTTttgagtttatatatatttgcgTAGACTTTCTGAAAATGTGTACGAGAGCGTAACCTGTAAGGCAGATTTTCCGGGGTTTCATGCAGTTGCAAACATTTTACAATCCTAcatctcactattttgtgaaacgagaattaaaattcgaccgtgatgaagtATGTGTTCGAACttgtaaccaaagccttgaATCCAGAAAAGCGCAGGTTTAATAATCGAGGTACGCTAACATGATTATTACCTAAActcatgaaatttattattttacgtaataatgaaccaaaatattttttaaaatgacaatgaatacaaaaactgttttcgaTTAATAATTTTCCAAGCAACGCtataccgcagacagacgtccaagctgagttccaaacttgtgtaaagttttctGTAGTAGCAATTCGGTTGTCTTTACTACTTTTTactagagatcctcagagggagagataagcgatgaaaaaaaccgctaatttggcaactaggtttcacatatcagaggtgccaagttgcttctcaaagcgcaatgttcactaacttttttattgggctcgtataactgatggtgacggtggaagtcctggggaataataaagtgcatcacaaaaaccgcgaaggtattaaattttatgtttatgtttaattttatatattttttcatcattattctgtagaccatacgaagggtttgtgaaccaccagttaaaaatcactgagatgaagcaactttggagcattcttaattcatgttttagcaataaaacatgaaaaacgcgtaaaaataaatatattttttattgaaccttattgcaatacctttcaatgtgttaccttccTTGTTCGTTTGGttcgaattttgacatgttcgtttggctcacaacactctcttcacatatctctccctctgagtattgctacttTTTTCTCaaactttcattgtttttatatatcatcggaaagagtgcaattttctgagcaaagcgTTATTTTTTGAAACTTCATGTCAttattcttcgatttttaaaagaagaataaaaattcgctctaaatcgctacaatgacaattggtatatgggcgaactgtcattgtagcgctttcgagcagttttaaatcgtgatttcaaagcgaaggacaacgatacaattttttcaaatcacgttttacttaaaaattgcagatctttcagatgatataaaaaaactgatatagctaaacaaccaaattacaatgaacaaaataatataattcacaaaatgtcataaaaagtgatgaaattaaaatcttttcgCGTTCTTCTTAAGCTGACCACGGAAAGGAACTGTTCTCTCCTTGGTGATATTATCATAGTTCGATGATAGGAGCAGCcaaattgtgttttatttgGACAGATAAACGATCCCTAACGAATATTTTGATGCATTGCACTTACGTAAATTTGCTTAGGAACATTGTTgaattgacaaatgaaaatgcaTTGGTGatatctatttatatcaaaatgtaCCTATTTTACCGTTGGCTCAGTCGTTAAAAACACAATATAACATTCTTAAAACCACTAGAAAAAGCATAACATTCCTTGTTTTTGGACCTTCATATCAAAAAACCACTTTGGAATACTTAAATTCACTGAAAAGGGGAGAAATTTCACCTAGCCAAATAACATGCTTTTTACCACTTTTTAAAAGTGAAAACTATGCGCACTTCTAAGCCCCACAGTTAACAATTCCTTCGTGATACAATACAATAATTGATGCCATTGTTGGCCTCAGACTACGAAGGACACTGAGAGGTgaagaaataccaaaataatgaaatttgatttttggcTTTATGACCTATGAGGGAACCACAGTGCAACGGTAAGTAAGCGGTTCTTGGAAAAGTGCTATTTTGCCCACCCCTGCTGCATAATGGGATTTTTGAACGCTCCCTTAGCTAGTTGTCACATAAGTGTCAAACAACTGACATCTCTGGTCAAACGGGGATTATTTTTGTTTGTGTTTCTCCGTCTGCGGCTGTTTCCACGTCACTTCTTAGATTTTTCCATAAAATTTGTTAATATTTCACTAAAAACCTGAGCGCATTGTAGTATTTCATCCAGGTGCTTATTCGTATATAGACTATTGTTAAGCTAGCTGCAGAATGAGTCGCCAATCGAACGAGGTCGACGAGTTGTTCGACGTTAAAAATTCCTTCTACATCGGCAACTACCAACATTGTATTAACGAGGCACAGAAGATTACTGTAAGTTTCAATTGAACGTATCAACAATAGTTTTCTagtaataaaaatgtttttgacaGAAACCTTCAATTGAGAAGGATACATACCTGTATCGAGCATATATTGCCCAGCGTAATTATCGAGTGGTGTTGGACGGAATTCGACCAAACAGCGACAATCCGCTACTTCCGTTGCGTTACTTGGCAGAATACTTGTCAGAAAAATCTCGTCGGGAGGCGATCGTCAGCCTGTTCGATGACAAGTTTAAAGGAGATATCAGTGAGTTGGACGTAACGTGGATCGTTGTTGGATCTATTATTTACTGTAATGAAAGAATCTATGAATCGGCTCTAAAGTAAGTTTAACTTGGCTTTGTCTTATAGACTTGAAAAAATGTGTTACATTTTGTTATTGTAGGATTTTGCAAGGTAATTTCAATCTGGAGTGTCTATCGTTGCAACTGCAATGTCTTCTGCACATGTCCCGAGTAGACTTAGCTAAACAGGTGTTACAAACCATGCAAGAAAAAGATGATGATGCAACGCTAACGCAACTGTCCCAGGCGTGGCTGAATATTCAACTGGGAGGAGAAAAGCTTCAAGatgcatttttcattttccagGATTTCTGCGATAAATTCTCTCCTTCGCTGCTCCTGCTGAACGGCCAAGCCGTTTGTTATATTGGTCAGCAAAAGTATGATGATGCTGAGAATGTTCTGTTGGAATGTTTAAACCGTGATCCAAATAATTACGATACGCTAATCAATCTTTTGCTGTTGTCCCAACAGAAGGAGAAAAACAACAGCCAATTCAATCGTTATCTGTCGCAGGTTTTGGATCAGCACAAGGATAGCGCTTTGTTGGCAACCTACAATAAGAAACAGGCAGAGTTTGATAGGCTCGTGCTTCAGTACGGACCCTCCAATAATAAGCCTGTTAGCGATATTGCcgcttaaatttttttagcTGGTAAGCTGTATGTATTCCGAATTCatggtaaaataaaataatctacGGCAAGTTTGTTGTTTTTCTAACCTAGTACAAACGAAGCGGAAGatatttgcattgaaaaatgtaattcTTTTTTACGCAAAAAAtgcgtgccgcgtaaaaaatctgattttaaaATCCGCGAGCGAacggacctttttttttttttaaggaggGTTAGTAGCTTGATCATttataataaatattagtaaataataagtttgtatGCCACAAATGGTggcttctcaacactgtttgcCTTCGTCatcaggacttatcattcgtagggatttaaacctacttaaCAAAAAAGGGAAATAAGCCTTCAACTAACaaattaattgctaacttaatggctataaagagagctaaccgtagcaattgaggaatgcaacgatttttttcgaaaatagttaataattttatttgacatagctcctaatgtttcaacatcagtaagtctatgtaattcgagtgtaccaaacctcATTGGCTCAAAATTTTATTCGAAATCCTTTGAAGccttttcttccttgttaaacaacaacttgaccagatcggtgaAGCATAAAGCAATTCTGGTCTAAAAGTTtgattgtaaatcaaaagttcattctttaaacaaagtttagaattcctgttaatgagaggatataataATCTTGCATATTTGATGCAATTTGTTTGTAtgttctcaatgtgctctttgaaaatattttttctatcgtAAATCAGtaccaagtacttaaccttgtcagaccaatttGAAATAACCCCATTCGTGATTtttagggtggcaatgactgTATGCATAAAAATCAttatcgaatttcaaaaaccgaccatgtacattttgttcaatGGACTGAAAAATGatctgtgtaaaatttcagctgaaTCGGACATGATCAAAGCGTTTGAGTTGGAATTTTTCGACCCACGAAATTTTACCAAGGGGGGAGTacatgaaattgggaaaatagaaattttttttcgatgtcAAACGACTTAAAAATGTacaatctggtgttatctaaacaaaagacagacagacagacagacagacagacagacagacagacagacagacagacagacagacagacagacagacagacagacagacagacagacagacagacagacagacagacagacagacagacagacagacagacagacagacagacagacagacagacagacagacagacagacagacagacagacagacagacagacagacagacagacagacagacagacagacagacagacagacagacagacagacagacagacagacagacagacagacagacagacagacagacagacagacagacagacagacagacagacagacagacagacagacagacagacagacagacagacagacagacagacagacagacagacagacagacagacagacagacagacagacagacagacagacagacagacagacagacagacagacagacagacagacagacagacagacagacagacagacagacagacagacagacagacagacagacagacagacagacagacagacagacagacagacagacagacagacagacagacagacagacagacagacagacagacagacagacagacagacagacagacagacagacagacagacagacagacagacagacagacagacagacagacagacagacagacagacagacagacagacagacagacagacagacagacagacagacagacagacagacagacagacagacagacagacagacagacagacagacagacagacagacagacagacagacagacagacagacagacagacagacagacagacagacagacagacagacagacagacagacagacagacagacagacagactgacagacagactgacagacagacagacagacagacagacagacagacagacagacagacagacagacagacagacagacagacagacagacagacagacagacagacagacagacagacagacagacagacagacagacagacagacagacagacagacagacagacagacagacagacagacagacagacagacagacagacagacagacagacagacagacagacagacagacagacagacagacagacagacagacagacagacagacagacagacagacagacagacagacagacagacagacagacagacagacagacagacagacagacagacagacagacagacagacagacagacagacagacagacagacagacagacagacagacagacagacagacagacagacagacagacagacagacagacagacagacagacagacagacagacagacagacagacagacagacagacagacagacagacagacagacagacagacagacagacagacagacagacagacagacagacagacagacagacagacagacagacagacagacagacagacagacagacagacagacagacagacagacagacagacagacagacagacagacagacagacagacagacagacagacagacagacagacagacagacagacagacagacagacagacagacagacagacagacagacagacagacagacagacagacagacagacagacagacagacagacagacagacagacagacagacagacagacagacagacatgcCGGTTCCAACGACGCgggtgaaaaaaataaataaataaattttggtGCATGTCCGCTACATCGGTCAAGTTATGTCGCGTGATGGGAGCTTTCCTCCGTCTCTTTGGAACACTGATCGTAGTTCGGCCGACGGGCACTTCTACAGGGGAAGCTTCTGTGTTTGCGCGGAGTGGTAAATTGCGGCGATCATCAGCTGCAAGTCACTCAAATAATGTTGCAGAAGAGGCTTCGGAAAAGCCGTAGAATCTAGGGGTAAGCGAAATGTCTACTCCTAAGTCTAGAGGCAGTAACCCTGAGGGCGAGCAGCAAGACCTGCAAATATGTATGACCTGGAGTAGGGATAATGAAACGGAAATGGAGGAACTCTACGAATTCATCACCACGTAATCAGGTCTTTAGTGACTGGGTTGAAGACAGGTATGCTAGCTTTAAAGCGGGAACTATAAACCTGGCTTGCCCCCTTAAAGACGCCCTCCGGATGACTTAGGAAATGGAGCGTTGTTTTAGATGTATGGGTTTTGAGAGCCCTGACAGATCTAAACTGTGCAGGAAATGCATATTAACTGTTGTGGTAGTCGGCAACAGAAATAGGATGTGAAGCTGCAATTATTGCAGAGCCATATCGATTAACTCGCAAAAACGACAAGTGGGTGACGGATGGAGCGACAATGGCCGCAACTTACGCTATGGGCAAATTCCCTCTCGAAGAAGTGATCTCATGCTCATAAGAAGGCTTTGTGATTGCCAAAATCAACGGCATCACCGAGCTGCTATGCACCACCGAGATGGACCTTGGAGCAGTTTCAACAAATGTTAGATGATCTAACGGTGATAGTTATCGAGCGAAAACCAGTTAGAGCGAAAACCAGTTATTATCTGCGGAGACATCTACGCTTGGGCCCTGGAGTGAGGTAGCAGCTGTACTAACGCGAGAGGGTGAAGTTTGCTAGAAGCTTTGGCGAAGCTAGAAGTTTCACTATGTAATGAAGGTGCCGTAAGCACTTTTCGTAAAGATGGACGGGAATCTATTATCGACGTCACCTTCTGAAGCCCGTCGCTAAGGGCAAATATGAATTGGAGAGTGTGTGAGGAGTCACCAGGTGTGTGTGAGGAGTCACAGCGATCACCAGGCGATTTGGCACTGCATCAGTCAACAGAACCCTGTAACAGTACAGAGAAAAAAATCTTGCGAACGAAAGGGGATAACGAAGGCTTTTGATAAATACCTTTTTGTTGAGGCTCTGCGTATGGCGGGCCGTTTTTCCAAAATGCGGATAAGCTGACGAATGTATTGGCTAGGGCGAGCGATGCAGTCGTGCCCAGAAACAGGAGACGAGAAACAAACGCCGGCCAGTTTATTGGTGGAACGAGCAACTTAACATCCTCCGAGCTAGTTGTCTCCGGGCCAGGAGACGCGTCCAGAGGGCAAATATCGCAGCAGACCGAGAGGAGCGCCAAAGGGCGTTCCGGCGGCAAAGGCTGCATTTTAACAAGAAATAAAGCTAAGCAAAATGAACAGCTACAAAGAACTGTGTCGGTACGCTGATGCCAACCCTTGAGGTGAAGCGTACTGTATCATGATGTCAAAGGTCAAAGGGCTAATGACAGTTATGAAAACGATCGTTGAGGAATTCGATACTTTATGTATAT encodes:
- the LOC129722776 gene encoding coatomer subunit epsilon; amino-acid sequence: MSRQSNEVDELFDVKNSFYIGNYQHCINEAQKITKPSIEKDTYLYRAYIAQRNYRVVLDGIRPNSDNPLLPLRYLAEYLSEKSRREAIVSLFDDKFKGDISELDVTWIVVGSIIYCNERIYESALKILQGNFNLECLSLQLQCLLHMSRVDLAKQVLQTMQEKDDDATLTQLSQAWLNIQLGGEKLQDAFFIFQDFCDKFSPSLLLLNGQAVCYIGQQKYDDAENVLLECLNRDPNNYDTLINLLLLSQQKEKNNSQFNRYLSQVLDQHKDSALLATYNKKQAEFDRLVLQYGPSNNKPVSDIAA